The Betaproteobacteria bacterium genome includes a window with the following:
- a CDS encoding glutathione peroxidase gives MKRFPALLALLSLTLISEVSMAACPDLLNHQMNNLDGKPLDLCEFSGKVVLAVNTASYCGNTPQYNGLEALYQKYKDKGLVVVGFPANDFGSQEPGSSKEIKDFCELTYGVKFPMVEKTSVAPGKANPVFAQLEKMTGDAPEWNFHKYLIARDGKRAFSYGARTQPESGEIVKQIETLLAEKP, from the coding sequence TCCCTGACCCTGATCAGCGAGGTTTCCATGGCCGCCTGTCCCGATCTGCTCAACCATCAGATGAACAATCTCGACGGCAAACCGCTCGATCTGTGCGAGTTTTCCGGCAAGGTCGTGCTGGCCGTCAACACAGCCAGCTATTGCGGCAACACCCCGCAGTACAATGGACTCGAAGCCCTGTATCAGAAATACAAGGACAAGGGCCTGGTCGTGGTCGGCTTCCCGGCCAACGATTTCGGCTCGCAGGAGCCGGGTAGCAGCAAGGAGATCAAGGATTTCTGCGAGCTGACTTACGGCGTGAAATTTCCGATGGTCGAGAAAACCAGCGTCGCGCCGGGGAAAGCCAATCCGGTTTTTGCCCAACTGGAAAAAATGACCGGCGACGCACCGGAGTGGAACTTCCACAAGTACCTGATCGCGCGCGACGGCAAGCGTGCCTTCAGCTACGGCGCGCGCACGCAACCGGAAAGCGGCGAGATCGTGAAGCAGATCGAAACGCTGCTCGCCGAGAAACCCTGA